A single window of Agromyces aureus DNA harbors:
- a CDS encoding FtsX-like permease family protein, with the protein MIARVAWLLARPGSAGAAASVLPVVAFGVVTALLLTVAGGAQTFFTWTDDTSMLYQSLAVIALVLLVVPLVSLGGAAARLSARRRDDRLATLRLLGATPGVVRALAVIEAAAFALAGAVLGVLAYLAAVPLIGLIPFRGEPLGAAGVLLPWWVLVAAPIAVAALAAASAVLGLRQVVISPLGVRTRQEAPRLHWIRVVVGVGVVALGYALMSAIGVAQVALVLITMIAVAFGGSLAVLNLIGPWVIRLVASGQARRAKTPVRLLAARSVLESPKAAWRQVGGVAMTSFMAVFAGVGVGLLGAAAADGANGEPDSAMLLADVRTGILITVIGSFLMVACSVGVGQAAAILDRADLYRSLDMLGMPVDTMEAARRRSVMSPLRITSVGSAVVAAIVMLPLTGVALIIAPLSLAVIAAVLAAGIGIVWLGLVVTRPVLDRAAAG; encoded by the coding sequence ATGATCGCGCGGGTCGCGTGGCTGCTCGCACGACCGGGATCCGCGGGCGCCGCGGCATCCGTGCTCCCCGTGGTCGCCTTCGGCGTGGTCACCGCGCTGCTGCTCACGGTCGCCGGCGGCGCGCAGACGTTCTTCACGTGGACCGACGACACGTCGATGCTGTACCAGTCGCTCGCGGTGATCGCGCTCGTGCTGCTCGTGGTGCCGCTCGTCTCGCTCGGCGGCGCCGCGGCCAGGCTCTCGGCGAGGCGCCGCGACGACCGGCTGGCGACGCTGCGGCTGCTCGGCGCGACCCCCGGCGTCGTGCGTGCGCTCGCGGTCATCGAGGCGGCCGCGTTCGCGCTCGCCGGCGCGGTGCTCGGGGTGCTCGCGTACCTCGCGGCGGTGCCGCTGATCGGGCTCATCCCGTTCCGCGGCGAACCGCTCGGCGCCGCGGGCGTGCTGCTGCCCTGGTGGGTGCTCGTCGCGGCCCCGATCGCGGTGGCGGCGCTCGCCGCGGCGAGCGCGGTGCTCGGCCTCCGGCAGGTCGTGATCTCGCCGCTCGGCGTGCGCACCCGGCAGGAGGCCCCGCGCCTGCACTGGATCCGGGTGGTCGTCGGGGTCGGCGTCGTCGCGCTGGGCTACGCGCTCATGAGCGCGATCGGGGTCGCGCAGGTCGCGCTGGTGCTCATCACGATGATCGCCGTCGCCTTCGGCGGCTCGCTCGCGGTGCTGAACCTCATCGGGCCGTGGGTGATCCGCCTCGTTGCGAGCGGCCAGGCGCGGCGGGCGAAGACCCCGGTGCGGCTCCTCGCCGCGCGCTCGGTGCTCGAATCACCGAAGGCCGCCTGGCGTCAGGTCGGCGGCGTCGCGATGACGAGCTTCATGGCCGTGTTCGCGGGCGTCGGCGTCGGCCTGCTGGGTGCGGCCGCCGCCGACGGGGCGAACGGCGAGCCGGATTCCGCGATGCTGCTCGCCGACGTGCGCACCGGCATCCTGATCACCGTGATCGGCTCGTTCCTGATGGTCGCCTGCTCGGTGGGCGTCGGACAGGCCGCCGCGATCCTCGACCGCGCAGACCTCTACCGCAGTCTCGACATGCTCGGCATGCCCGTCGACACGATGGAGGCCGCGAGGCGCCGCAGTGTCATGTCGCCGCTCCGCATCACGTCGGTCGGATCGGCCGTCGTCGCGGCGATCGTGATGCTGCCGCTCACGGGCGTCGCGCTCATCATCGCGCCGCTCTCGCTCGCCGTCATCGCCGCCGTGCTCGCCGCGGGCATCGGCATCGTCTGGCTCGGGCTCGTGGTGACCCGACCCGTGCTCGACCGGGCGGCCGCCGGGTAG
- a CDS encoding lytic polysaccharide monooxygenase, whose product MRTTSRRRRPTALVVLAAATAAAMIGVAAPAFAHGWIGGSGSELTARQVMPGNTGLGAVAYEPQSLEAPGGFPETGPADGKIASAGIAQFSELDAQTSTRWAKNEITPGPHKFGWTYTAPHNTDQWRYYITKNGWNPNEPLKRSSFELLQVVAHDHTAANTKPVHTITIPSDHSGYHVILAVWEVWDTTNAFYNVVDVNISGSPTTPTVPPTTPPTTPPTAPPTTPPVSTTPTVPTGVHSMGTTSSSVDLMWTASTDDRGVTGYRVERATATGAFALVGQPTGTSWLDTGLAASTTYRYRVAAVDADGNRSAVSTVFQVTTAAATGTAPAWNPSGAYTKGDRVTSGGVVYQAVQTHQGVGDPGWITARSLWTPVG is encoded by the coding sequence GCCGCGATGATCGGGGTCGCCGCCCCGGCGTTCGCGCACGGATGGATCGGCGGCTCGGGTTCGGAGCTGACCGCCAGGCAGGTGATGCCCGGCAACACCGGGTTGGGCGCGGTGGCGTACGAGCCGCAGAGCCTCGAGGCGCCGGGCGGGTTCCCCGAGACGGGCCCGGCTGACGGGAAGATCGCGTCGGCGGGCATCGCCCAGTTCTCCGAGCTCGACGCGCAGACCTCGACCAGGTGGGCGAAGAACGAGATCACGCCGGGACCGCACAAGTTCGGGTGGACCTACACCGCGCCGCACAACACCGACCAGTGGCGGTACTACATCACGAAGAACGGGTGGAACCCGAACGAGCCGTTGAAGCGGTCGTCGTTCGAGCTGCTGCAGGTCGTGGCGCACGACCACACGGCGGCGAACACGAAGCCGGTGCACACCATCACGATCCCGAGCGACCACTCGGGCTACCACGTGATCCTCGCCGTCTGGGAGGTCTGGGACACGACGAACGCCTTCTACAACGTGGTCGACGTGAACATCTCGGGCTCGCCGACGACGCCGACCGTTCCGCCCACGACACCGCCCACGACGCCCCCGACCGCGCCTCCGACGACGCCCCCGGTGTCGACCACGCCCACCGTGCCGACCGGCGTGCACAGCATGGGCACGACCTCCTCGAGCGTCGACCTCATGTGGACCGCCTCGACCGATGACCGCGGCGTCACCGGCTACCGGGTCGAACGGGCGACGGCGACGGGCGCCTTCGCGCTGGTCGGTCAGCCCACCGGCACGAGCTGGCTCGACACCGGACTCGCGGCATCGACGACGTACCGGTACCGGGTCGCAGCGGTCGACGCCGACGGCAACCGCTCGGCGGTCAGCACGGTGTTCCAGGTGACGACCGCCGCCGCGACCGGCACTGCACCCGCCTGGAACCCCTCGGGCGCGTACACGAAGGGCGACCGCGTGACGTCCGGCGGCGTCGTCTACCAGGCCGTGCAGACGCACCAGGGCGTCGGCGATCCGGGCTGGATCACCGCGCGCTCGCTCTGGACGCCCGTGGGCTGA
- a CDS encoding SDR family NAD(P)-dependent oxidoreductase, with translation MSWYPLALPQQAGRRYVVTGANRGLGFFTAARLAAAGAHVVLAGRSAERLDAARAAIREARPAASVEAIVLDTSSQASVLRATDALLGVEPFDGIVANAGMVHTPRTRELSVDGDELVLATNVLGHFTLLSRLVPHLALGARVVLLGSLSTRLSTFRLSDLQLEHGYHPWRAYAQSKIASQMLGFELDRRLRASGVAVSSVVAHPGYSISGRTPTVPGVNEPSRRDRFVDALQAAWTQGKHRGAEVPLHALTAPDVTGGQFWGPEHVTRGEPALQRPTRVSNDPALGARFWTFAEETTGREFTVGA, from the coding sequence ATGAGCTGGTACCCGCTTGCGCTCCCGCAGCAGGCGGGGCGCCGCTACGTCGTCACCGGTGCGAACCGCGGACTCGGGTTCTTCACCGCTGCACGGCTCGCGGCCGCGGGCGCGCACGTCGTGCTCGCCGGGCGCAGCGCCGAACGGCTCGACGCCGCGCGTGCGGCGATCCGCGAGGCCAGGCCCGCGGCATCCGTCGAGGCCATCGTGCTCGACACGTCGTCGCAGGCGTCGGTGCTGCGCGCGACCGATGCCCTGCTGGGGGTGGAGCCGTTCGACGGCATCGTCGCCAACGCCGGCATGGTGCACACGCCTCGCACGCGCGAGCTCTCGGTCGACGGCGACGAGCTCGTGCTGGCGACCAACGTGCTCGGCCACTTCACGCTGCTCTCCCGGCTCGTGCCGCACCTCGCGCTCGGTGCGCGCGTCGTGCTGCTCGGCTCGCTGTCGACCCGGCTCTCGACGTTCCGCCTGAGCGACCTGCAGCTCGAGCACGGCTACCACCCCTGGCGTGCGTACGCCCAGTCGAAGATCGCGTCGCAGATGCTCGGCTTCGAGCTCGACCGGCGCCTCCGCGCCTCAGGCGTCGCCGTCTCGAGCGTGGTGGCGCACCCCGGGTACTCGATCAGCGGACGAACCCCCACCGTGCCCGGCGTCAACGAGCCGAGCCGTCGTGACCGCTTCGTCGACGCACTGCAGGCGGCGTGGACGCAGGGCAAGCACCGCGGCGCCGAGGTTCCCCTGCACGCCCTCACGGCACCGGATGTCACGGGCGGTCAGTTCTGGGGGCCCGAGCACGTGACGCGTGGCGAGCCCGCGCTGCAGCGGCCGACGCGCGTCTCGAACGACCCAGCGCTCGGCGCCCGGTTCTGGACCTTCGCCGAAGAGACCACGGGTCGCGAGTTCACGGTCGGCGCATGA
- a CDS encoding chorismate mutase: MTEGPTDERDAAMSELLGIRSSIDNIDAALIHLLAERFKFTQKVGRLKAEHGLPPSDPGREQRQIARLRDLAVDAHLDPAFAEKWFNFVVAEVIQHHEEIAGGTRPE; the protein is encoded by the coding sequence ATGACTGAGGGCCCTACCGACGAACGTGATGCCGCGATGAGCGAGCTGCTCGGCATCCGCTCGAGCATCGACAACATCGACGCCGCCCTCATCCACCTGCTCGCAGAGCGGTTCAAGTTCACGCAGAAGGTCGGGCGGCTCAAGGCCGAGCACGGCCTGCCGCCGAGCGATCCCGGCCGCGAGCAGCGCCAGATCGCACGCCTGCGCGACCTCGCGGTCGATGCGCACCTCGACCCCGCGTTCGCCGAGAAGTGGTTCAACTTCGTCGTCGCCGAGGTGATCCAGCACCACGAGGAGATCGCCGGCGGGACGCGTCCCGAATGA
- a CDS encoding ABC transporter ATP-binding protein encodes MSSFVIEAAGLTKSFGTAHALAGVDLQVRTGESLAIMGASGSGKTTLLHCLAGITRPDSGSVGFRAGTGLVAVTELGERERSRLRREAFGFVFQQGLLIPELTAVENVALALMLNGMPRATAEQHARGWLAALGLAGLEERRIGQLSGGQAQRVAIARAQVTGATVVFADEPTGALDSQTSADVMGALLHSTTGQGRTLIVVTHDADVAAQCSSVVEMRDGRIVGERPGARIVHPAAAARAGAQAADVGSGESVDGPASAPASTPAPEARA; translated from the coding sequence ATGAGTTCGTTCGTGATCGAGGCTGCAGGCCTCACCAAGTCCTTCGGCACCGCGCACGCGCTGGCGGGCGTGGACCTCCAGGTGCGCACCGGGGAATCGCTCGCCATCATGGGTGCGTCGGGGTCGGGCAAGACGACCCTGCTGCACTGCCTGGCGGGCATCACCCGCCCCGACTCCGGCTCGGTCGGCTTCCGTGCCGGCACGGGGCTGGTGGCGGTCACCGAGCTCGGCGAGCGCGAACGTTCGCGGCTGCGCAGGGAGGCGTTCGGGTTCGTCTTCCAGCAGGGGCTCCTGATCCCCGAGCTGACCGCGGTCGAGAACGTCGCGCTCGCGCTCATGCTGAACGGGATGCCGCGGGCGACCGCCGAGCAGCACGCGCGCGGCTGGCTGGCCGCCCTCGGTCTCGCGGGGCTCGAGGAGCGTCGTATCGGTCAGCTCTCGGGCGGGCAGGCGCAGCGCGTGGCCATCGCCCGGGCGCAGGTCACGGGCGCGACCGTGGTCTTCGCCGACGAGCCGACCGGCGCCCTCGACTCGCAGACGAGCGCCGACGTCATGGGCGCCCTGCTGCACTCGACCACCGGACAGGGCCGCACGCTGATCGTCGTCACGCACGATGCCGACGTCGCCGCGCAGTGCTCGAGCGTCGTCGAGATGCGCGACGGGCGCATCGTGGGGGAGCGGCCCGGCGCCCGCATCGTGCACCCTGCCGCCGCGGCCCGCGCAGGGGCGCAGGCCGCTGACGTCGGGTCCGGGGAGTCGGTCGACGGGCCCGCATCCGCACCGGCGTCCACGCCCGCACCCGAGGCCCGCGCATGA